A region of Paralichthys olivaceus isolate ysfri-2021 chromosome 24, ASM2471397v2, whole genome shotgun sequence DNA encodes the following proteins:
- the LOC109640104 gene encoding fibroblast growth factor 14-like isoform X3 — MGQDGSLDGTKDDSTNSSLFNLIPVGLRVVAIQSVKTGLYIAMNGEGHLYSSELFTAECKFKESVFENYYVIYSSMLYRQKESGRAWFLGLNKEGQAMKGNRVKKTKPAAHFLPKPIEVAMYREPSLHDVGEAVPKLAGGPPSKSTTSEPVVMNGGKPVSKPDKEAT; from the exons ATGGGCCAGGATGGAAGTCTGGACGGGACCAAAGACGACAGCACCAACTCCT CTCTGTTTAACTTAATTCCTGTGGGTCTGAGAGTCGTGGCCATCCAGTCAGTCAAGACTGGCCTCTACATCGCCATGAATGGAGAGGGTCACCTCTATTCCTCG gAACTGTTTACAGCAGAGTGTAAGTTTAAGGAGTCAGTGTTTGAGAACTACTACGTGATCTACAGCTCTATGCTCTACAGACAGAAGGAGTCGGGCCGGGCCTGGTTTCTAGGCCTCAATAAAGAGGGTCAGGCCATGAAGGGCAACAGGGTCAAAAAGACCAAACCAGCTGCACACTTCCTGCCTAAACCTATAGAAG TTGCAATGTACCGTGAGCCTTCGTTGCACGATGTAGGGGAGGCGGTGCCTAAACTCGCCGGGGGCCCGCCTTCCAAAAGCACAACCAGCGAACCGGTGGTCATGAATGGCGGCAAACCAGTCAGCAAACCCGACAAGGAAGCGACATAA
- the LOC109640104 gene encoding fibroblast growth factor 14-like isoform X2 — protein sequence MAAAIASGLIRQKRQAREQHAHRPTTHRRRKSPGKKQGLCNGNLVDIFSKVRIFGLKKRRLRRQEPQLKGIVTRLFCRQGFYLQMGQDGSLDGTKDDSTNSSLFNLIPVGLRVVAIQSVKTGLYIAMNGEGHLYSSELFTAECKFKESVFENYYVIYSSMLYRQKESGRAWFLGLNKEGQAMKGNRVKKTKPAAHFLPKPIEVAMYREPSLHDVGEAVPKLAGGPPSKSTTSEPVVMNGGKPVSKPDKEAT from the exons ATGGCAGCGGCCATCGCCAGCGGTTTGATCCGGCAGAAGAGACAGGCGAGGGAGCAACACGCCCACCGACCGACCACGCACCGGCGGCGGAAGAGCCCCGGTAAGAAGCAGGGGCTGTGCAACGGGAACCTGGTCGACATCTTCTCCAAAGTCCGGATATTTGgcctgaagaagaggaggctaCGGAGACAAG AACCACAGCTGAAGGGCATAGTGACCAGGTTGTTCTGCAGACAGGGCTTCTATCTCCAGATGGGCCAGGATGGAAGTCTGGACGGGACCAAAGACGACAGCACCAACTCCT CTCTGTTTAACTTAATTCCTGTGGGTCTGAGAGTCGTGGCCATCCAGTCAGTCAAGACTGGCCTCTACATCGCCATGAATGGAGAGGGTCACCTCTATTCCTCG gAACTGTTTACAGCAGAGTGTAAGTTTAAGGAGTCAGTGTTTGAGAACTACTACGTGATCTACAGCTCTATGCTCTACAGACAGAAGGAGTCGGGCCGGGCCTGGTTTCTAGGCCTCAATAAAGAGGGTCAGGCCATGAAGGGCAACAGGGTCAAAAAGACCAAACCAGCTGCACACTTCCTGCCTAAACCTATAGAAG TTGCAATGTACCGTGAGCCTTCGTTGCACGATGTAGGGGAGGCGGTGCCTAAACTCGCCGGGGGCCCGCCTTCCAAAAGCACAACCAGCGAACCGGTGGTCATGAATGGCGGCAAACCAGTCAGCAAACCCGACAAGGAAGCGACATAA